One window of Quercus robur chromosome 12, dhQueRobu3.1, whole genome shotgun sequence genomic DNA carries:
- the LOC126708989 gene encoding uncharacterized protein LOC126708989 isoform X2, whose product MEDERLLAMERHQMEQIRELDLEELQVEEVDDLNNSSDDDLDATYGGAGDMTFNTSLASLHTYLGEVEDTHRRLAFLEGSAVLNLPLFYLEGVVLFPEATLPLRVIQPNFIAAVERAMAQVDVPYTIGVVRVYRDPDNPRIKFATIGTTAEIRQYRRLEDGSLNVVTRGQQRFRLRRRWIDVEGAPCGEVQIIQEDQPLRTPCDAFGKLTPLSNLRSHSLSFTQPLNASRAKLHQSRDEDNVSESNSEESFESSLSLTERSIHRSAVDSCYGCDIMDESTSSDDEKFLCEPDLHFGRSFLKDSESVGSLHSNHQKHIENADLGSTSGRQSCQGEETDRHRRKINFDQFRRVPRAYWPHWVYRMYDSYCLAERAADMWKKIVGAPSMDGLVRKPDLLSFYIASKIPVSESTRQELLEIDGISYRLRREIELLESVNLIRCKICKTEIARRSDMLVMSSEGPLGAYVNAHGYVHEIMTLYRANGLALRGLPETEYSWFPGYAWTITNCVACETQMGWLYTATNKKLKPRSFWGIRSCQVADDM is encoded by the exons ATGGAAGACGAAAGGTTATTAGCGATGGAGAGGCACCAGATGGAGCAGATTCGAGAGCTTGATCTTGAAGAATTGCAGGTCGAAGAGGTCGATGACCTCAACAACTCATCCGACGATGACCTCGACGCCAC TTATGGCGGCGCTGGTGATATGACATTCAACACATCTTTGGCTTCGTTACATACATATCTTGGCG AGGTTGAAGATACTCACCGTAGGTTGGCCTTCTTGGAAGGCAGCGCCGTCTTGAACCTCCCGCTGTTTTATCTTGAAg GAGTTGTTTTGTTCCCAGAGGCTACCCTTCCTCTAAGAGTTATCCAACCAAATTTTATAGCTGCCGTCGAGAGAGCAATGGCCCAAGTTGATGTTCCTTATACTATTGGTGTG GTCCGTGTATACAGGGATCCTGATAACCCAAGAATAAAGTTTGCAACCATTGGGACAACAGCAGAG ATTCGGCAATACCGGCGGTTAGAGGATGGCTCACTGAACGTGGTTACTCGTGGCCAGCAGAGATTTCGTCTAAGGCGACGCTGGATTGATGTGGAAGGGGCA CCATGTGGAGAAGTCCAAATTATCCAGGAAGATCAGCCATTACGGACTCCATGTGATGCTTTTGGAAAATTGACACCATTAAGTAATCTTCGGAGCCATAGTCTCTCATTTACCCAGCCTTTGAATGCTTCTCGTGCTAAATTGCATCAATCTAGGGATGAGGACAATGTTTCAGAGTCAAATTCTGAAGAAAGTTTTGAGAGTTCGCTCTCCCTTACAGAAAGGAGCATCCACCGTTCTGCTGTTGATTCTTGTTATGGGTGTGATATAATGGATGAATCTACAAGCAGTGATGATGAAAAATTCTTGTGTGAGCCAGACCTACACTTTGGAAGATCTTTCCTAAAAGACTCTGAATCCGTAGGATCATTGCATTCAAACCATCAGAAACACATTGAAAATGCTGATTTAGGTTCCACATCAGGAAGGCAATCTTGTCAAGGAGAAGAGACAGACAGGCATAGGAGAAAAATTAATTTCGACCAGTTCCGCAGAGTTCCAAGAGCATACTGGCCCCATTGGGTATACCGTATGTATGATTCCTATTGCCTAGCTGAAAGGGCTGCAG ATATGTGGAAAAAGATAGTTGGGGCACCCAGTATGGATGGTCTTGTTAGGAAGCCTGatcttttgtcattttatattGCCAGTAAAATCCCGGTTTCTGAATCTACAAGGCAGGAACTTCTGGAGATTGACGGGATTTCATATAGATTGCGTCGGGAAATTGAGTTACTTGAGAGTGTCAATCTAATTCGATGTAAGATCTGTAAG ACTGAAATTGCAAGGAGGAGTGATATGTTGGTCATGTCTAGTGAAGGTCCTCTTGGTGCTTATGTGAACGCACATGGTTACGTGCACGAGATAATGACACTCTACAGGGCAAATGGCTTAGCACTAAGAGGGCTACCAGAGACAGAATACAGTTGGTTTCCTGG
- the LOC126708990 gene encoding tryptophan--tRNA ligase, chloroplastic/mitochondrial: MGRPVLSHFLTLSHSYPRFTPSLVRGHFPVKYMKTTGFVSPSRRPIRFRCFCSVSVSDSEPLVPQSPPTTVKKRIVSGVQPTGSIHLGNYLGAIKNWISLQNSYDTLFFIVDLHAITLPYDAQQLSKATRDTAAIYLACGVDTSKASVFVQSHVRAHVELMWLLSSATPIGWLNRMIQFKEKSRKAGDENVAVALLTYPVLMASDILLYQSDFVPVGEDQKQHLELTRELAERVNFLYGGRKWKKLGGRGGTIFKVPEPLIPPAGARVMSLTDGLSKMSKSAPSDQSRINLLDSKDVIANKIKRCKTDSFIGLEFDNPERPESNNLLSIYQLLSGKTKEEVAQECENMNWGTFKILLTDALIDHLQPIQVRYEEIMSDSAYLDRVLAEGATKAADIADATLNNVYQAMGFLRR, translated from the exons atgggtcGTCCAGTTCTCTCCCACTtcctcactctctcacactccTATCCACGCTTTACTCCATCACTagt GCGTGGTCACTTCCCAGTGAAGTACATGAAAACAACTGGTTTTGTCAGTCCTTCTCGGCGCCCCATTCGTTTCCGTTGCTTTTGTAGTGTCTCGGTCTCTGACTCTGAACCCCTTGTGCCACAAAGTCCTCCCACCACTGTGAA GAAGAGAATAGTGTCTGGAGTTCAACCAACTGGATCTATTCACCTTGGAAATTATCTTGGTGCTATAAAGAATTGGATTTCACTTCAG AATTCATATGATACTCTCTTCTTTATTGTGGACCTCCATGCG ATTACATTACCATATGATGCACAGCAACTATCAAAGGCAACAAGGGATACTGCAGCCATTTATTTGGCATGTGGAGTGGACACTTCGAAG GCTTCTGTTTTTGTGCAGTCTCATGTTCGTGCACATGTAGAACTAATGTGGTTACTGAGTTCTGCAACACCCATTGGTTGGCTCAACAGAATGATTCAATTTAAAGAGAAATCCCGCAAGGCG GGGGATGAAAATGTTGCTGTTGCTCTTTTGACTTATCCTGTTCTGATGGCTTCTGATATTCTTTTATATCAG TCTGACTTTGTCCCTGTCGGTGAGGATCAGAAGCAGCACCTGGAGTTAACTCGTGAACTGGCTGAGCgtgttaattttttatatggAGGAAGGAAGTGGAAGAAATTGGGTGG GCGAGGTGGCACTATCTTTAAG GTTCCTGAGCCCCTTATACCACCAGCTGGAGCCCGAGTTATGTCCCTCACTGATGGCCTTTCCAAG ATGTCCAAGTCTGCACCTTCTGATCAATCTCGAATCAATCTTCTTGATTCAAAAGAT GTAATAGCAAACAAGATAAAGCGTTGCAAAACCGACTCATTTATTGG CTTGGAATTCGACAATCCTGAAAGACCTGAATCCAACAATCTTCTTTCCATATATCAGCTCTTGTCAGGGAAGACAAAAGAG gAAGTTGCACAGGAATGCGAAAATATGAACTGGGGTACATTTAAAATCCTTTTAACAGACGCCTTGATTGATCATCTGCAACCTATCCAG GTCCGCTACGAGGAAATCATGTCTGATTCAGCTTATTTGGATAGAGTCTTGGCAGAAGGTGCTACAAAAGCTGCAGATATAGCAGATGCTACTCTAAATAATGTCTACCAGGCAATGGGATTCTTGCGGAGATGA
- the LOC126708989 gene encoding uncharacterized protein LOC126708989 isoform X1 codes for MEDERLLAMERHQMEQIRELDLEELQVEEVDDLNNSSDDDLDATDRSYGGAGDMTFNTSLASLHTYLGEVEDTHRRLAFLEGSAVLNLPLFYLEGVVLFPEATLPLRVIQPNFIAAVERAMAQVDVPYTIGVVRVYRDPDNPRIKFATIGTTAEIRQYRRLEDGSLNVVTRGQQRFRLRRRWIDVEGAPCGEVQIIQEDQPLRTPCDAFGKLTPLSNLRSHSLSFTQPLNASRAKLHQSRDEDNVSESNSEESFESSLSLTERSIHRSAVDSCYGCDIMDESTSSDDEKFLCEPDLHFGRSFLKDSESVGSLHSNHQKHIENADLGSTSGRQSCQGEETDRHRRKINFDQFRRVPRAYWPHWVYRMYDSYCLAERAADMWKKIVGAPSMDGLVRKPDLLSFYIASKIPVSESTRQELLEIDGISYRLRREIELLESVNLIRCKICKTEIARRSDMLVMSSEGPLGAYVNAHGYVHEIMTLYRANGLALRGLPETEYSWFPGYAWTITNCVACETQMGWLYTATNKKLKPRSFWGIRSCQVADDM; via the exons ATGGAAGACGAAAGGTTATTAGCGATGGAGAGGCACCAGATGGAGCAGATTCGAGAGCTTGATCTTGAAGAATTGCAGGTCGAAGAGGTCGATGACCTCAACAACTCATCCGACGATGACCTCGACGCCAC TGATCGCAGTTATGGCGGCGCTGGTGATATGACATTCAACACATCTTTGGCTTCGTTACATACATATCTTGGCG AGGTTGAAGATACTCACCGTAGGTTGGCCTTCTTGGAAGGCAGCGCCGTCTTGAACCTCCCGCTGTTTTATCTTGAAg GAGTTGTTTTGTTCCCAGAGGCTACCCTTCCTCTAAGAGTTATCCAACCAAATTTTATAGCTGCCGTCGAGAGAGCAATGGCCCAAGTTGATGTTCCTTATACTATTGGTGTG GTCCGTGTATACAGGGATCCTGATAACCCAAGAATAAAGTTTGCAACCATTGGGACAACAGCAGAG ATTCGGCAATACCGGCGGTTAGAGGATGGCTCACTGAACGTGGTTACTCGTGGCCAGCAGAGATTTCGTCTAAGGCGACGCTGGATTGATGTGGAAGGGGCA CCATGTGGAGAAGTCCAAATTATCCAGGAAGATCAGCCATTACGGACTCCATGTGATGCTTTTGGAAAATTGACACCATTAAGTAATCTTCGGAGCCATAGTCTCTCATTTACCCAGCCTTTGAATGCTTCTCGTGCTAAATTGCATCAATCTAGGGATGAGGACAATGTTTCAGAGTCAAATTCTGAAGAAAGTTTTGAGAGTTCGCTCTCCCTTACAGAAAGGAGCATCCACCGTTCTGCTGTTGATTCTTGTTATGGGTGTGATATAATGGATGAATCTACAAGCAGTGATGATGAAAAATTCTTGTGTGAGCCAGACCTACACTTTGGAAGATCTTTCCTAAAAGACTCTGAATCCGTAGGATCATTGCATTCAAACCATCAGAAACACATTGAAAATGCTGATTTAGGTTCCACATCAGGAAGGCAATCTTGTCAAGGAGAAGAGACAGACAGGCATAGGAGAAAAATTAATTTCGACCAGTTCCGCAGAGTTCCAAGAGCATACTGGCCCCATTGGGTATACCGTATGTATGATTCCTATTGCCTAGCTGAAAGGGCTGCAG ATATGTGGAAAAAGATAGTTGGGGCACCCAGTATGGATGGTCTTGTTAGGAAGCCTGatcttttgtcattttatattGCCAGTAAAATCCCGGTTTCTGAATCTACAAGGCAGGAACTTCTGGAGATTGACGGGATTTCATATAGATTGCGTCGGGAAATTGAGTTACTTGAGAGTGTCAATCTAATTCGATGTAAGATCTGTAAG ACTGAAATTGCAAGGAGGAGTGATATGTTGGTCATGTCTAGTGAAGGTCCTCTTGGTGCTTATGTGAACGCACATGGTTACGTGCACGAGATAATGACACTCTACAGGGCAAATGGCTTAGCACTAAGAGGGCTACCAGAGACAGAATACAGTTGGTTTCCTGG